The genomic segment AGGAGAGGTTGAGATCCTTTAAGGAGAGAACATATTCATCGGCCAGCAACTTGCCCCGACCATCTTTAAGCTGATATCTATGACGACAAAACTGGGCGCATTCACCACGATTACCGCTGCGACCGCAGATCACCTCGCTGATATAACACTGACCACTGTAGGAAACACAGAGGGCGCCGTGAATAAAACACTCCAGAGCAACATCGGTTTTTCGATGAATATCACGAATCGCCGTGAGAGAGAGCTCCCGAGCCAGGACAACCTGTTCAAATCCCACCCCTTGCAGAAAATCAACCTTTTCCGGGCTTCGATTATTACACTGGGTAGAGGCATGGAGGGCAATGGGAGGCAGGTCACATTCAAGCAGGCCCATATCCTGGATAATAAGTGCATCCACCCCCAGATCATAAAGCTGATAAATCTGCGCCACTGCGACATCCAGCTCATCATCAGCCAAGAGGGTATTGAGAGCAACATAGACCCGGGCAAAATAGCGATGGGCGTAGCGGACAAGCTGTTCAATATCGGCCAGGCTGTTACCGGCAGCCGACCTGGCGCCAAAGCTTGGCCCCCCAATATAAACAGCATCTGCACCATGATCTATTGCACTCTTTCCACACTGCAGGTCACGGGCGGGGGACAACAGCTCTATCTTTCTTCTAGTCAAAAATATACCTCGGGTTCTAAAAACCTAAATCTTCATTTACCAGAACAACAATGATCCGTTTTTTAGGGAATGATTTTTCATTGATAGCCCATGTATTACAAATGCGCTGAGAACTTTGACAATCTGCACACTCAGCCGTTGTTGCACAGGGTGTTTTCATGGAGAGACGCATGGCATTGATCGGGGCGACATACTCTTTAATGCGCTCCATGGCAGATTCAAGATCTTCGACAATCTTATTACGACCCACCACCACAACCACATACTTAGGGCCAAAGGAGAGGGCCGCAACCCGATTACCGATCATATCAAGATTTACCAGAGTTCCATCGGCCACCAGGGCATTGGTTCCGGTAAAAAAGATATCCACCAACAGAGACTTACGACGCACCTCTATTTTATCCTCCGCTGACTGCGCCGACAGATCGGAACGAAAAACACGAAGCTCCGTCGACTCACAGAGGGCATCATAGATACCTGTCTCTTTCAGGGTCATCGATCCGCCAAAACCCACAGTTTTTACGGCAAGCGGAGGCATAATTTCATTCATGACCAAATGTTTAGCATCAGCTACAGAGGCAGCAACATAGGCATCAAAGTTATTTCTGGCAAGATTTTCCTGCACAGCACGCAGACGAATAGTCCAATATTTATCAACGGAATTTTCCA from the Desulfotalea psychrophila LSv54 genome contains:
- a CDS encoding lactate utilization protein — protein: MENSVDKYWTIRLRAVQENLARNNFDAYVAASVADAKHLVMNEIMPPLAVKTVGFGGSMTLKETGIYDALCESTELRVFRSDLSAQSAEDKIEVRRKSLLVDIFFTGTNALVADGTLVNLDMIGNRVAALSFGPKYVVVVVGRNKIVEDLESAMERIKEYVAPINAMRLSMKTPCATTAECADCQSSQRICNTWAINEKSFPKKRIIVVLVNEDLGF